One stretch of Bactrocera tryoni isolate S06 unplaced genomic scaffold, CSIRO_BtryS06_freeze2 scaffold_7, whole genome shotgun sequence DNA includes these proteins:
- the LOC120781519 gene encoding uncharacterized protein LOC120781519 yields MEDDIFYSHFRMRRSTFKRLMTMLQPMWTESSTDRTAVSMEKALYLTIWKLSNNTSFRQISDRFDVGMGATYRAFIKILKLICRLKSTIIKFPTTTAAQKKIADGFSQRRHNIFPFVLGCIDGTQIPISQPKNDAISFYNRKGTFSIIA; encoded by the exons ATGGAAGACGATATATTTTATTCCCATTTTCGGATGCGAAGAAGCACGTTCAAG AGGCTGATGACTATGCTACAACCAATGTGGACCGAATCATCAACAGATCGTACTGCAGTTTCCATGGAAAAGGCATTGTATTTGACAATTTGGAAGCTTTCCAATAATACATCATTTCGACAAATTAGTGACAGATTTGATGTAGGAATGGGCGCCACTTATAGAGCATTTATTAAAATCCTCAAACTTATATGTCGTCTAAAATcgacaataataaaatttccaacTACTACTGCAGCTCAAAAAAAGATCGCTGATGGGTTTTCTCAACGTCGCCACAATATATTTCCTTTTGTATTAGGATGCATTGATGGAACGCAAATTCCCATATCACAACCAAAAAATGATGCAATAAGTTTCTATAACAGAAAAGGGACGTTTTCCATCATTGCATAG